TCGGGGGCTCCCTCCCGGGGTTTGGGACTCCAGGTTTGCGGTGGGGCCCTCCCACCTCGGAGTCGGGGGTGTCTCGTCCCACCGGCCCCCCCGCTCCCCAcctgcgccgccgccgcccggaaGTAACCTCCCGACCGGAAGTTACCTCCTCGACCGGAAGTGACCTCCCGACCGGAAGTGACCGCCCCGACCGGGCCGCTCGGCGTCGCGGGGCGATGGCGGCGGAGCGAGGCGGGTGGTGGGAGGTGCGCGGCGGCCCGTGATCCCTTGATCCCGTCCCCGCCCcgagccgcccccgccccccgcctcgTAACGCTCCGCTCTGTCCCCGCAGCGCCCCCAGCACCGGCGGGGATGGCGGGAGGagccggaggaggaggaggaggagcagaggagaggtgAGGGGGGCAGTGCGGGCCGGGCTCAGCGCGGCCTCTGGCAGCGGGTGTGGCCGCCACTGTGCTGTCTGGCACTTCAGTTTCAGTAGAGCTGTGCTGGCACCTTCAGTTTCAGcagaggctgggggatgatgtggttggagcagccctgaggacaaggacttggggtgctgggggaggagaagatccacatgagccggcaacgtgcactcacagccccGAAACCAaccgtgccctgggctgcatccaaagctgtgggaccagccgggccagggaggggattgtgcccctctgctctgctctgctctgctctggtgagacccaacctggagctctgcgtccagttctggagtcctcagcacaggaaagacatggagctgttggagcaagtccagaggtggccacagagatgatccaagaaCTGGAGcgcctctgctatgaggatgggctgagagacctgaggttgttaagcctggagaaggctccagtgagaacttagaacagcttccagtgctgaaaggggctccaggaaaggtggggaggggctcttgatcagggagggcaggggtaggacaagggacaatggctttaaattggaagggggaagatttagattagacatgaagaggaaattcttcatgctgagggtggggaggccctggcccaggttgtccgtCTAAGttatggctgccccattccttgaagtgttcaaggccaggttggatggggcttggagccccctgatgcagagggaggtgtcgctgcccatgacAAGGGGGCTGGAATGACGTGAtctttaagtcccttccaactcaaaccattctgtgacacCAGCTTGGGAGGAAgggtcaatctgcttgagggcagggaggctctgcagagggacctggctaggctggatccatgggctgagaccaatgggatgaggttcaacaaggccaagcgctgggtcctgcacttgggatacaacaaccctgtgcagctccaggcttggggatgaGTGGCTGGAACGCTGCCCcatggaaaaggacctgggagtgttggctGACGGCggctgaacatgatccagcagtggcccaggtggacaagaaggccaccagcatcctggcttggatcggccatggggtggccagcaggagcagggcagggatcgtccccctggactcggtgctggtgagtctgcacctcaaatcctgggttccgTTTTGGacccaagaaggacattgaggggctggagtgtgtctggggaagggtctggagaacaggaggagctgagggacctggagctgttgaaTCTGGAGAAGCGGAGACTGAGGAGAGATTTCAttgttctctgcagctcctggataggaggttgtagtgaggtggatccTGGGCTcgtctccccagtgacaggtggtgggatgagaggaaatggcctcaagttgcaccagggcaggtttaggctgggcatcaggaaaaaattcatcactgaaagggttctcaggagctggcagatgctgctcagggaggtggtaggGTCACCATCTCTGGTGGATTTAAAAGCCAGACAGATGAGGTGCACAGGGATGGTTCAGTAGAGGACTGGGAGGGTTGGGATTgatgatcccaaaggtcttttccaaccaagtgattctatgattctgtgtgagaattggagagggagagaagggaagaaggaagaggaaggggaaatggGTGCTCTTCTTCCTCACTGGTTCCTTCCTTTCCAGAGCACCCGGCAGAATCCTCCCTGCTGAACAAGCTGATCCGTATGTCCCTGGTGGAGTCGAGTCAGAAAGTGGAGATCCTGCAGCAGGACCCCAGCTCCCCGCTCTGTTCCATCAAATCCTTTGAGCAGCTGCCCCTGTAAGTCATGGCGGGTCAGGCGCGTACAGCAGGCGAGCAGCCGCCTCCACTCCTGACACGCCGTCCTATCCTCTGTCTTACAGGAAGGAGGAGCTTTTGCAGGGGATTTACATGGCAGGCTTCAACCGGCCATCCAAGATCCAGGAGCAGGCTCTGCCCATCATGCTGGCGTATCCGTGAGTAGCCACGCTGCGTTGGTGGGCCCTGGGTTCCTCGAGGCATCCCCAGCCTCGTGACACCCGCCCCTTGTGCACCACTAAGCAGTCTTTGCCTTGCAGGCCCCAAAATCTGATTGCCCAGAGCCAGTCAGGGACagggaaaacagcagcttttgtCTTGGCCATGTTGAGCAGAGTTAGTGCCGCCGAGAAATACCCGCAGGTAACACAGGAGAGGGAGAGCTGAGGCAGGAGGGCTTTGCTGGAGCCCGTGAGGTGCTGTTAAGGGCAGAGCTCTGGtttgtgtccctgtccctctgtgaTCCCGTCTGCTGGAGGGGATAGTGAAGCCCCAGGGCATTCgcagcagcaggaagggcaGAAGGGAGGTGGTGCCCGCCCGAGGCAGGTGCTCACACTTGCTGGCAGTGGATTAAGCCAGGCTTTAGAGAGCCTGGAATTTAAACGCTGAATATCAGGCGCAGAGGTGCTGGCTTTCTGgtggctccagcagccccacgaGCCCTGGTCACCTCTGCCCACAGAATCAACTCTGCCAGCTGCGATTTAAAGTCTCTCATCTCAAGTACAGGGGGTGATTTAAACACTTGCTTTAAATCTGGATGCGGAAACCAGTGTCACCGAGCTTCCAGAGACATATTCCCTCAAAAGCAGCTACGGTGACTTCTTTCTGCCCACACCCCTTTAGCTGTGCTGTGTTCCCAGCTCCTCAGCTTCCCCTGTGCTCTGGAGtgacttgagcagcctgggatCTTCTCGTGCTCTTCCTGCCCTGTCAAAATCCCTTGTCGTCTGCCTGGTGTTCCCCGTCCTGGGAGCACCCTCGGCTTTCCGACGAGGCGTTTCTTGCCTGACAGTTCTCTCCCTCAAAGTGCCTCTGCTTGGCTCCCACCTACGAGCTGGCCCTGCAGACTGGGAATGTGGTTGAGACCATCGGGAAGTTCTGCGCCGACATCAAGGTTGCCTATGCTGTCCAAGGAAACAGAGGTGAGTCCGGTCCTGCCAAGCACGATCATGGAAGTGTCCTGTGAGTACAGGGATCTTCTCGGAACCTTGAGCTACCAGAAGCTGCACAGACCTCCGTGCAGCCAATAAAACTCTGTCTGTATTCCCCGCTCCTGCTAAGGAGTCTATTTTGCGATTGCTGGCTGCTTTCAGAGTGCCCCCTGCACACGTGGGGCTGGTTTCTACCTCCCCAAGGCTGTAGGGAAGCGTCAGCCCTGATTGTGGTTAAAACCTCCAGCTCCACTTTGCGATGGCCCCCCTCAAAGGCCAGAATCTGAgatgaacaagtgaaaaatgcGCTGGTGTTGGTTGGAGGTGGTGGGCTGCCATTTCCTGCTCTGGCAGTTCCTCAGGGCGTGGCGCTGGAGGAGCAAATCGTCATCGGGACGCCAGGGACAATGCTGGACTGGTGTTTCAAACGTGGCCTCGTAGACGTGAAGAAGATCAAGGTGTTCGTGCTGGATGAAGCTGACATCATGATCGACATGCAGGGCCTCTCCTGCCAGAGCATTCGCATTCAGAAGTGagtgatcatagaatcgcttgattggaaaagacctttgaaatcactgtgtccaaccatccctgtccattactaaaccagatccctgagcacctcatgtgcccggcttttaaacccctccagggatggggactcggccacctccatgggcagcctctgccagcgccccaGAACCCTTTTGACGgaaacatttttcccaataCCCAGGCTAAATCTGCTCTGGCGCAATtttaggcca
The Phaenicophaeus curvirostris isolate KB17595 unplaced genomic scaffold, BPBGC_Pcur_1.0 scaffold_69, whole genome shotgun sequence DNA segment above includes these coding regions:
- the LOC138734185 gene encoding ATP-dependent RNA helicase DDX25-like isoform X1; its protein translation is MAAERGGWWERPQHRRGWREEPEEEEEEQRREHPAESSLLNKLIRMSLVESSQKVEILQQDPSSPLCSIKSFEQLPLKEELLQGIYMAGFNRPSKIQEQALPIMLAYPPQNLIAQSQSGTGKTAAFVLAMLSRVSAAEKYPQCLCLAPTYELALQTGNVVETIGKFCADIKVAYAVQGNRVPQGVALEEQIVIGTPGTMLDWCFKRGLVDVKKIKVFVLDEADIMIDMQGLSCQSIRIQKALPKDCQMLLFSATFKEAVRAFAMRIVSNAIVIKLREDELTLSNIRQYFFICESQEEKYRALCNIYGCVTIGQAVVFCQTRRSASWLAAEMSQDGHQVAMLTAELTVPQRANIIQRFREGKEKVLIVTNVCARGIDVQQVTIVVNFSLPTSRRRNEPDFETYLHRIGRSGRFGKKGIAFSMVESCNVGLVHKIEEYFQTKIKELDPDDMDELERLEN